One region of Thunnus albacares chromosome 8, fThuAlb1.1, whole genome shotgun sequence genomic DNA includes:
- the LOC122987034 gene encoding frizzled-6-like — MLLPGPLWVCLALLWLGGCSAHSLFTCEPIKVHRCLGMPYNMTFFPNMMEHYDQDIAASNMEPFMPLANLRCSPDVHHFLCQAFIPACSEENKVIRPCREQCETVLSDCEENIRIFGISWPPELQCDQLDPCGSDGSELSATTPMSSASAKRDLGFWCPLQLKTKPGHGSSFLGAQDCAPPCSNMYFKPHDIDFAKSFIGVCSIICLGATLFTFLTFLIDVKRFRYPERPIIFYAVCYSFVSLIYFIGFLLGNNAACTKAAHPAGVDTVVLGSQSKGCTLLFMLLYFFSIAGIVWWVILTITWFLAAGPKWSCEAIEKKAVWFHSAAWGIPGALTVMLLALNKVEGDNISGVCFVGLYDLDALRYFVLAPLCVGVIVGLFLILAGIVSLNNVRQVIQHDERNQEKLKKFMIRIAVFSCLYLVPLVTLLACYTYEQSHRSTWENTWINDRCQEYSIPCSYKTTEYDRPDLSLFLVKYLMTLVVGISAVFWVSSKKTCSQWAFFFNRTRKRDPISESRRVLQESCEFFLKHNSRVQHKKKHYKPSSHKLKVISKSMGTSTGAAPTNASTTTAATTTNQGTSALGNHDPHTQGSLSEMSAREYLDRGASSRSSRRGEREREREGGERRSKGGNSSKVSSRSESLHRVPDGRMTPKSELSEARQVPSGQQHPALNRSHSSSIQDSSHQLVHKVPEESKDTKDCSC; from the exons CCATTCATGCCCCTGGCCAACCTTCGCTGCTCTCCAGATGTACACCACTTCCTGTGCCAGGCCTTTATCCCAGCATGCTCCGAGGAGAACAAAGTGATCCGTCCGTGTCGAGAGCAGTGTGAGACCGTTCTATCCGACTGCGAGGAGAACATCCGAATCTTCGGTATCAGCTGGCCTCCCGAACTACAGTGTGACCA ATTGGACCCATGCGGCTCGGATGGTTCTGAGCTTTCTGCAACCACCCCGATGAGCTCTGCATCAGCTAAGAGGGACCTGGGCTTCTGGTGCCCACTGCAGCTGAAGACCAAGCCAGGCCACGGCTCATCGTTCCTGGGCGCCCAGGACTGTGCTCCACCTTGCTCCAACATGTACTTTAAACCCCACGACATCGACTTTGCCAAGAGCTTCATCGGCGTGTGCTCCATTATCTGCCTGGGCGCCACACTCTTCACCTTCCTCACTTTCCTCATCGACGTGAAACGTTTCCGCTACCCCGAGCGTCCCATAATCTTCTACGCCGTCTGCTACAGCTTTGTCTCGCTCATATACTTCATCGGCTTCCTGCTGGGGAACAATGCAGCCTGCACCAAGGCAGCCCATCCTGCCGGTGTGGATACAGTGGTGCTAGGCTCTCAGAGCAAAGGCTGCACTCTGCTTTTCATGCTCCTCTACTTCTTCTCCATTGCTGGGATCGTCTGGTGGGTCATACTCACCATCACCTGGTTTCTAGCTGCCGGACCCAAATGGAGCTGTGAGGCCATAGAGAAAAAAGCG GTGTGGTTCCACTCTGCTGCCTGGGGCATCCCCGGAGCGCTGACTGTCATGCTGCTGGCTCTCAACAAGGTTGAAGGGGACAACATTAGCGGGGTTTGCTTCGTGGGACTCTACGACCTGGACGCCCTGCGCTACTTCGTTCTGGCTCCTCTGTGTGTGGGCGTCATAGTCGGCCTCTTCCTCATCCTGGCAGGCATCGTTTCTCTCAACAACGTCCGGCAGGTAATCCAGCACGACGAGCGCAACCAGGAGAAGCTGAAGAAGTTCATGATCCGCATCGCCGTGTTCAGCTGCCTCTACCTGGTCCCGCTGGTCACCCTGTTGGCGTGCTATACCTACGAACAGAGTCACCGCAGCACCTGGGAGAATACCTGGATCAACGACCGCTGTCAAGAGTACAGCATCCCCTGCTCCTACAAG acaacAGAGTATGACCGTCCTGACCTCTCCTTGTTTCTGGTGAAATACTTGATGACGCTGGTGGTTGGAATATCTGCAGTGTTCTGGGTCAGCAGCAAAAAGACCTGCTCCCAGTGGGCCTTCTTCTTCAACAGGACCCGCAAGAGAGA TCCCATCAGTGAGAGCCGTCGGGTGCTCCAGGAGTCCTGCGAGTTCTTCCTCAAGCATAACAGCCGCGTCCAGCACAAGAAGAAGCACTACAAGCCCAGCTCCCACAAGCTCAAGGTCATCTCTAAATCTATGGGAACGAGCACCGGCGCCGCACCCACCAATGcctccaccaccaccgccgccaccaccaccaatCAAGGAACCTCCGCTCTGGGCAATCACGATCCCCACACACAAGGTTCCCTGTCTGAGATGTCAGCCAGGGAGTACCTGGACAGGGGTGCCTCCAGCCGAAGCTCCAGGcgtggagagagggagagagagagggaggggggagagagacgTAGCAAAGGGGGAAACTCCAGTAAGGTCAGCAGCCGCTCAGAGAGCTTGCACAGAGTCCCAGACGGGAG GATGACTCCAAAGAGCGAGCTGTCAGAGGCCAGGCAAGTTCCAAGTGGACAGCAGCATCCAGCTTTAAACcgatcacacagcagcagcatccaaGACTCCAGCCACCAACTGGTACACAAGGTGCCTGAGGAGAGCAAGGACACAAaggactgcagctgctga